The Hypanus sabinus isolate sHypSab1 chromosome 1, sHypSab1.hap1, whole genome shotgun sequence genome contains a region encoding:
- the LOC132395379 gene encoding zinc finger protein 706 isoform X1 translates to MSMARGHQKFQSQQRNAKKQAEQKKRTGHDQKTAAKAALVYTCSVCRTQMPDPKTFKQHFENKHPKAPMPAELVDVQA, encoded by the exons GTATGGCCCGTGGGCATCAGAAGTTTCAATCCCAGCAGCGGAATGCAAAGAAGCAAGCTGAACAGAAAAAACGAACCGGACATGATCAGAAGACCGCTGCAAAAGCTGCTCTTGTCTACACCTGTTCTGTCTGCAGG ACCCAGATGCCAGATCCCAAAACGTTTAAGCAGCACTTTGAGAACAAGCATCCTAAAGCACCAATGCCAGCAGAACTTGTTGATGTACAGGCATAG
- the LOC132395379 gene encoding zinc finger protein 706 isoform X2: MARGHQKFQSQQRNAKKQAEQKKRTGHDQKTAAKAALVYTCSVCRTQMPDPKTFKQHFENKHPKAPMPAELVDVQA, encoded by the exons ATGGCCCGTGGGCATCAGAAGTTTCAATCCCAGCAGCGGAATGCAAAGAAGCAAGCTGAACAGAAAAAACGAACCGGACATGATCAGAAGACCGCTGCAAAAGCTGCTCTTGTCTACACCTGTTCTGTCTGCAGG ACCCAGATGCCAGATCCCAAAACGTTTAAGCAGCACTTTGAGAACAAGCATCCTAAAGCACCAATGCCAGCAGAACTTGTTGATGTACAGGCATAG